The sequence TCTTCATATTCAACAGTAACCTGTGTCTTGCCATCCGGTCTCAGATAAGCAAGTTCTCCATTTTTTCTGACTTCTGCCAGTCTGCGGGAAAGTCTGTGAGCCAGAGCGATAGGCATCGGAAGGTATTCCGGTGTTTCATTGGAAGCATAGCCGAACATCATTCCCTGATCACCAGCACCGATATCATACTGGTCAGCCTTGGACTCTTTTGCTTCAAGAGATTTATCCACGCCCATAGCGATATCCGGAGACTGTTCATCAATGGAAACGTTAATGCCGACACTATCAGCATCAAAGCCATAATGTGCATCGGTATAACCGATTTCACGAATCGTATCTCTTATAATTTTAGGAATCGGTACATAGGCCGTTGTTGTGATTTCACCAAAGACATGTACCTGTCCTGTTGTAACCGTTGTTTCGCAAGCAACTCTGCCATTTGGGTCCTGTTCCAGGATTGCGTCAAGAATTGCATCAGAAATCTGATCGGCAATTTTATCAGGATGTCCCTCTGTTACAGATTCAGAAGTAAATAATACTTTCTTAGCCAATTAAAATCCCTCCTTAGGATTAAATATAAAGGTAATTGGGTAATAAAAAAACTCTCCTGCAGAAGGAGAGATGGTTCTCTCATCTGTCAGCTGCTGCTGTTGGAATTAGCACCGGTTCTAAAAAGAATGGTTGCTGCGGCTTCCTCGGGCCAGTTCCCTCTACCGCTCTTGATGAGTTATTTTCATATGTTTCTATTATAACGGGAATGTCATTATTTAGCAATAGATTAAAAATAACAATTAGATAACATAATCAAAAGAGACCCTCACTTTTATAAGGAGGGTCTCTTTATTGTAAACGTCAATTTATGCCTTCGGCAATTTTCTCGATAATAATATGTCCCAAATCATCTTTAGTCATTTTCGGATATTGCTCAATATGGCCATCTTTATAGATAAGAGCTGCTATATTAGTTGAAACATTGAATCCTGCGCCCTGCTGCGCAACATCATTAGCTACAAGGAGGTTCAGGTTTTTCTTTGCCAATTTAGCTTTACCGTATTCAATGACATCCCTGGTTTCAGCCGCAAATCCTACAAGGAACTGATGCGTCTTTTTTTGCCCTAATCCGTAGAGTATATCCGGATTCTCTGTGAGTTCTATATTGAGATGATCATGCTGTTCTTTCTTTATTTTATTGTCGGCCCGCACGGCAGGACGATAATCAGATACAGCTGCAGCCATGACAAGTGCATCACAGTCGTCATACTGGGCATTAACTGCCTTTTCCAGTTCCCTGGCATCATGGACATAAATCATATGAACACCGACTGGTTCTGGCAGAGCATGTGTACAACTTACAAGGGTAACATCTGCATCTTCCAGTGCAGCAGCTCTGGCAATGGAATAACCCATTTTACCGCTCGAGCGGTTGCTTATGTACCGGACGGGATCGATATCTTCCTGAGTTCCGCCTGCAGAAACAACAATTTTCTTTCCCTTCAGCAAATGCTTGCTGTAGAGTGCCTTGTAAATGTGTTCCATGATAACATTCAGCTGCGGGAAGCGGCCTTTCCCCGTAACATTGCACGCCAAATGTCCGGACTCCGGTTCAACAAAAATATATCCTAAAGATTCCAGTTTGCGTATATTAGACTGGACGATGGGATTCTCATACATATTAGTATTCATTGAAGGAACAAATACTACTTTCGCCTTCGTTGCCATAATCGTAGTAGACAGCATGTCATCAGCGATCCCATTGGCTACCTTTCCAATGATATCAGCTGTTGCAGGCGCAATTACAAATACATCTGCAAGACGGGCAAGAGCGATGTGCTCAACATCCCATTTATTAATATTTGCGAACATATCAACAGTAACATCATTGCCGGAAAGTTCTCCAAAGGTAATCGGAGTAACCAGCTTCGCTGCATGTTCTGTTAAAATACAATGAACATCAGCTCCATTCTGCCTGAGCTGACTTACAAGCCCTGCTGCTTTATAGGCAGCTATGCCGCCGCAAACACCAACAACTATGTGCTTATCTTTAAACATTATTAGCCCTTCCATCAAAATTCAGGAATAGAAGTCGTTACCACCCTGCTTGTATTATTTCCCGAATGAATAGGTAATTTTTGAATTATAGATTTCTTCCAATGCGATCGTAACAGTTTTTTTATCAGCTGCATCTGGAATCAATGCAGGCTGCCCGTCAGTAAGTTCTCTGGCTCTCTGAGCCGCCAGAGTGACCAACGTATATTTGGAATCTACTTTCTTAATAAGACTGTCGATTGAAGGATAACACATCATTTTAAAGGTACCTCCTTATTTATATATTGCTTGAAAATTGTTTCAATCTGCCCCTCATTATGGCTGAGTTTGCATTTCTCTGCCTCCAAAATAGCAGATGTTTTATGAACTGCGTCCTCTAAAATATCATTAACGACAATATAATCATACTGATGAGCCATTGCAAGCTCGCTTGTTATTTGGGCCAGACGCTTTTGAATCACTTCTTCAGAATCTGTTCCTCTGTTATGGAGACGTCCTGATAAAACATTCAGCGAAGGTGGAACAATATAGATGAATACTCCGGTAGGATAACGCTTTTTTACCTGCATTGCTCCCTGGATATCAATTTCAAGAAGTACAGACTGTCCTTTATCAATTAAATCCAAAACATACTTTTTGGGAGTACCATAGTAATTATCATATACTTTTGCATACTCCA is a genomic window of Veillonellaceae bacterium containing:
- the gmk gene encoding guanylate kinase, yielding MDMSGKTDKGILLVVSGPSGAGKGTICSAIRELYPDLHYSVSMTTREPRKGEVEGESYFFRTKEQFEQLIKEDAFLEYAKVYDNYYGTPKKYVLDLIDKGQSVLLEIDIQGAMQVKKRYPTGVFIYIVPPSLNVLSGRLHNRGTDSEEVIQKRLAQITSELAMAHQYDYIVVNDILEDAVHKTSAILEAEKCKLSHNEGQIETIFKQYINKEVPLK
- the coaBC gene encoding bifunctional phosphopantothenoylcysteine decarboxylase/phosphopantothenate--cysteine ligase CoaBC produces the protein MMFKDKHIVVGVCGGIAAYKAAGLVSQLRQNGADVHCILTEHAAKLVTPITFGELSGNDVTVDMFANINKWDVEHIALARLADVFVIAPATADIIGKVANGIADDMLSTTIMATKAKVVFVPSMNTNMYENPIVQSNIRKLESLGYIFVEPESGHLACNVTGKGRFPQLNVIMEHIYKALYSKHLLKGKKIVVSAGGTQEDIDPVRYISNRSSGKMGYSIARAAALEDADVTLVSCTHALPEPVGVHMIYVHDARELEKAVNAQYDDCDALVMAAAVSDYRPAVRADNKIKKEQHDHLNIELTENPDILYGLGQKKTHQFLVGFAAETRDVIEYGKAKLAKKNLNLLVANDVAQQGAGFNVSTNIAALIYKDGHIEQYPKMTKDDLGHIIIEKIAEGIN
- the rpoZ gene encoding DNA-directed RNA polymerase subunit omega, whose protein sequence is MCYPSIDSLIKKVDSKYTLVTLAAQRARELTDGQPALIPDAADKKTVTIALEEIYNSKITYSFGK